In the Nilaparvata lugens isolate BPH chromosome 9, ASM1435652v1, whole genome shotgun sequence genome, one interval contains:
- the LOC120353021 gene encoding uncharacterized protein LOC120353021, which yields MQEYEDLGHMHPVPPPAPEEQVYYIPHHAVFKPNSTTTKTRVVFDASAKTSARPLNALPSHKQKFKHVNFLARWNRLAEVTKEFWQQWSEEYLVTLQKRHKWSFSSPNLQVGTLVLLKDPGTPPTLWRLGRITEVFPGSDDKVRVIQVLTDSGVFKRSIASVAPFPLDDSE from the exons ATGCAGGAATATGAAGATTTAGGTCACATGCACCCTGTACCGCCACCAGCCCCTGAGGAACAAGTCTATTATATTCCACATCACGCTGTCTTCAAGCCCAACTCCACTACAACCAAAACAAGAGTTGTGTTTGATGCTAGCGCCAAAACATCA GCGCGCCCACTCAATGCTTTGCCTTCTCATAAGCAGAAATTCAAACATGTGAATTTTCTTGCACGTTGGAATAGACTTGCTGAAGTCACAAAGGAATTTTGGCAACAATGGTCTGAAGAATATTTAGTTACTCTTCAGAAAAGACATAAATGGTCTTTTTCATCACCCAATCTTCAAGTTGGCACTCTTGTGCTATTGAAGGATCCTGGGACACCACCAACACTCTGGAGGCTTGGACGTATTACAGAAGTTTTCCCTGGCTCCGATGACAAGGTTAGAGTCATCCAGGTTCTAACTGACTCTGGTGTTTTCAAACGTTCTATTGCTAGTGTTGCACCTTTCCCATTAGATGATAGCGAATGA